Proteins encoded by one window of Nasonia vitripennis strain AsymCx chromosome 5, Nvit_psr_1.1, whole genome shotgun sequence:
- the LOC103316275 gene encoding uncharacterized protein LOC103316275, whose translation MICSFLIAVIMWKLKNKKIIPLTLDNCFYVWGIQCQQSLPGAHTNLQRSKFQTIKIINFYVPEFPTASSLKIAFMSLVMPSMVIYISYSAALTSYLAVFNPNLPFTSEQEFASDKSYNLTVLRGSVYHDIFERSNNSLALQMRERLKRPEDLPLNMLEAIKQVCNEQVVLCTNELFVDKISADIPCTLMSISSGRLDSAAFALFKHSPYTGLLNY comes from the exons ATGATCTGCTCGTTCCTCATAGCAGTGATAATGTGGAagctcaaaaataaaaaaatcatcccTCTCACTCTAGACAACTGTTTTTACGTGTGGGGCATTCAATGCCAGCAATCGCTTCCAGGTGCACATACTAACTTACAACGCTCAAAATTTCAgacaattaaaatcattaacTTCTATGTCCCAGAGTTTCCTACAGCATCGTCGCTTAAAATAGCCTTCATGTCTCTGGTCATGCCGTCGATGGTCATCTACATCAGTTACTCCGCGGCGTTGACTAGCTACCTCGCAGTGTTCAATCCGAATCTGCCCTTCACCTCGGAACAGGAATTCGCATCTGACAAGTCCTACAACTTGACCGTCCTTCGCGGTAGCGTTTACCACGACATCTTTGAG CGATCAAACAACAGCCTGGCACTACAGATGCGCGAACGACTGAAGCGGCCAGAGGACCTACCTCTAAACATGCTCGAAGCGATCAAACAGGTTTGCAACGAGCAGGTGGTGCTCTGTACCAACGAACTTTTCGTGGACAAAATCAGCGCAGATATCCCGTGCACCCTGATGTCCATCAGCAGTGGACGACTCGACAGCGCGGCTTTTGCTCTCTTCAAGCACAGTCCCTACACCGGATTGCTGAATTACTAG